Within the Pseudomonas oryzae genome, the region CTACAGCAAGATCCCGGCCGGCAAGGACCTGCCGAACGACATCTACGTCGCCATCGAGATCCCGGCCAATCACGCGCCGATCAAGTACGAGATCGATCACGACAGCGACTGCCTGTTCGTCGACCGCTTCATGGCCACTCCGATGTTCTACCCGGCCAACTACGGCTTCATCCCGCACACCCTGGCCGACGACGGCGACCCCCTCGACGTGCTGGTGGTGACGCCCTACCCGGTGGCTCCGGGTTCGGTCATCCGCTGCCGCCCGGTCGGCGTGCTGCACATGACCGACGAAGGCGGCGGCGATGCCAAGCTGCTGGCCGTACCGCACGACAAGCTGACCGTCCTGTACAAGGACGTGCAGAACTACACCGACCTGCCGGCCCTGCTGATCGAACAGATCAAGCATTTCTTCGAGAACTACAAGGACCTCGAACCGGGCAAGTGGGTCAAGGTGGAAAGCTGGGGCGACGCCGAAGAGGCCCGCCAAGTGATCCTCAAGGCGGCAGCGGCTTACCAGAAGTAAGTCGAACCCGCTACGGTAAAGCCGGCCACAAGCCGGCTTTTTTATGCCCGATCGTTTTATCCAGGATTCTCCTGCGCGCACCTTTGAGCTAAGGTGACCGGTCTCAACGCTGGACTCGTCCGCCCCATGCCCCTGTCTCTGCTGTACGGACTGCTCGCATCGCTCGCCCTCCTGCTGCTGGCGCTCGGCGGCCTCTGGCTGCAGCAGCACCGGCGCGACAGCCGGCGCCTCAACGCCCTCGCCGCGGCAGCCGATGCCTTCGCCGCCGGCGACAGCCAGGCGCGCGGCGCAGACGTCAGCGACGATGCCATCGGCCAGTTGGCCCGCCACCTCAACCGTGTGATCGGCCAGCTCGAGGACGAGCGCCACGCCCTGCGCGACAGCGAGCAGCTGCTGCGCAGCCTGATCGACGCCGCGCCCATCGGCATGCTGGTGGTCGACCGCGACGGCTGCATCGAGTCGGCCAATCCGGCCGCCGTACAACTCTTCGAGCGCGGCGGCGAGCCCCTCGGCGGGCAGTGCATCGACCAGTTGCTGCTCGGCCAGGACGCCTGGGCGCGCCTGCTCGCCCAGCCCAACCGCAACCTCGAGTTCGCCGCCCGCCGCAGCAGCGGCAGCTTCCCGCTGGAGGCCTCGTGCACGCCATTCCAGCGCGACGGTCAGACCCTGCAGCTGCTGCTGGCGCGCGACATCGGCAACCGCAAGCAGGCGGAGAACCGCCTGCACTACCTGGCCCACTTCGACCCGCTGACCGGCACCGCCAACCGCACCCACCTGCTCGCCCGCCTCGAGCTCGGCCTGCAGTGCGGCGAGGCGCAGACCCTGCTGTTCATCGACCTCGATCACTTCAAGCGGATCAACGACACCCTCGGCCACGCGATCGGCGACCAGCTGCTGCGCGCGGTGGCCGAACACCTGCGCAAGCGCCTGCCGCCGCGCGCCATGCTCGCCCGCCTCGGCGGCGACGAGTTCGTCGTGCTGCTCACGGCCGAATTCGCCAGCCACGGCCAGGCCCTCGCCGAGCAGCTGCTGCAGGACTTCCGCCAGCCGTTCCACATCCAGCAGTACGAGCTGTTCACCAGCCCGAGCATCGGCATCGCCCAGCAGCCGCCCGGCGCGCCGGGCGACGCCACGCAGCTGCTCAAGCAGGCCGATCTCGCCCTCTACCAGGCCAAGAGCCGCGGCCGCAACCGGCTGGCCCACTTCGACCAGCGCCTGGCCGAGGAAGCCGAACAGCGCCACCGCCTGGAGGCCGAGCTGCGCAACGCCCTGGCACGCGACGAGTTCGAGCTGTACTACCAGCCACAGGTCGACCTGCGCGGCGGCCGCTGCACCTTCGAGGCGCTGCTGCGCTGGCATTCGCCGCAGCGCGGACTGGTCAACTCGGCGCAGTTCATGGCCGTGCTCGAGGAAACCGGGCTGATCATCGAGGCCACCCGCTGGATCTTCCGCCAGGCCTGCCGCCAGCTGCGCCGCTGGCAGGACGAAGGCCGCGACTGGGGCATCGCGGTCAACCTGTCGCCGCTGGACTTCCGCCAGAGCGACCTGGCCGGCACCCTGCTGGCGATCCTCGCCGAGGAGCGCCCGCCGGTGCAGCGCCTGGAGCTGGAGATCACCGAGACCACCCTGCTGGACGCCGACCAGCAGGTGCACGATACCCTGCACGCGCTGAAGCAGGCGGGCCTGACCCTGTTCCTCGACGACTTCGGCACCGGCTACGCCTCGCTGGCCTACCTGCAGTTCTTCCCGTTCCACGGGGTGAAGATCGACCGCCAGTTCGTCACCGGCCTGCCCGCCTGCCGCG harbors:
- the ppa gene encoding inorganic diphosphatase, whose amino-acid sequence is MSYSKIPAGKDLPNDIYVAIEIPANHAPIKYEIDHDSDCLFVDRFMATPMFYPANYGFIPHTLADDGDPLDVLVVTPYPVAPGSVIRCRPVGVLHMTDEGGGDAKLLAVPHDKLTVLYKDVQNYTDLPALLIEQIKHFFENYKDLEPGKWVKVESWGDAEEARQVILKAAAAYQK
- a CDS encoding putative bifunctional diguanylate cyclase/phosphodiesterase, translating into MPLSLLYGLLASLALLLLALGGLWLQQHRRDSRRLNALAAAADAFAAGDSQARGADVSDDAIGQLARHLNRVIGQLEDERHALRDSEQLLRSLIDAAPIGMLVVDRDGCIESANPAAVQLFERGGEPLGGQCIDQLLLGQDAWARLLAQPNRNLEFAARRSSGSFPLEASCTPFQRDGQTLQLLLARDIGNRKQAENRLHYLAHFDPLTGTANRTHLLARLELGLQCGEAQTLLFIDLDHFKRINDTLGHAIGDQLLRAVAEHLRKRLPPRAMLARLGGDEFVVLLTAEFASHGQALAEQLLQDFRQPFHIQQYELFTSPSIGIAQQPPGAPGDATQLLKQADLALYQAKSRGRNRLAHFDQRLAEEAEQRHRLEAELRNALARDEFELYYQPQVDLRGGRCTFEALLRWHSPQRGLVNSAQFMAVLEETGLIIEATRWIFRQACRQLRRWQDEGRDWGIAVNLSPLDFRQSDLAGTLLAILAEERPPVQRLELEITETTLLDADQQVHDTLHALKQAGLTLFLDDFGTGYASLAYLQFFPFHGVKIDRQFVTGLPACRESVALVRGILVIAEQLGMRVVAEGVENVRQADFLLDNGCHHQQGFLYGRPQPAAIWSEAGQPLAPTCAENS